The window TATGAACGCCTCATAGGTGATCTATCTGGTGCATATTCAAGAAGACTAAATATTCAGCATAGAATCGTTTATCAAATCATAGATGCTGATAAAATTGTGAAAGTCCTTCGTATGTGGACACATTATGAATGACAGAACAAATTTATCTTTTGGTTGACAAGAAATACCATTCTATCTTAATTTCCGTAAATTATGCGTTTATTCAAAATTTGTTCAATTTTCAATGCCTCTTATGGGCGTGTATTATATATGGATACAGTGATCAATACCGATATCTGCCCAAACACCACTTTTTTATCCCTGATGAACAATGAAAATTAAAGACGTTCCCCAACATCCCGGAATTCTGGAAGACTATGGCCATGAGGTGTGCTATGCCGTTGATGCCGAAGGCAACTATAATCTTGTGCCCAGTATCGGCTGGATGCCCAAAAATATTGCCAACGAACAGGCATGGGAAGTGATTGAGGCCAATATCAGCCGGGCGGCTGAAAGTATCCTCAGGGGAAACTTGAGCCCCCTTGGGTATTATATGGCCTGCCATCAGATGGATATCAGGCTTTTGGCCAAATATATGGGGCTTTATGGCTGGCAGGTGAAACGCCACCTGAAACCCAAGGTGTTCAGTTCTCTTAAGCCCAGCCTTCTGGAAAAATATGCCGGTTTATTTAAAGTCCCGGTGGATGACATGACAACACTTGCGGATAAATTGGCCTTGGGCC is drawn from uncultured Desulfobacter sp. and contains these coding sequences:
- a CDS encoding Txe/YoeB family addiction module toxin, giving the protein MWKVVYTKQAQKDAKKLSSSGLKLKAKGIIEILKENPYQTPPPYERLIGDLSGAYSRRLNIQHRIVYQIIDADKIVKVLRMWTHYE